A window of the Gemmatimonadota bacterium genome harbors these coding sequences:
- a CDS encoding YicC family protein: protein MTGFGAAEGPVGSTRVSVELRSVNHRFFNPSLKLPTALSQWEGEVREALRQRIARGHLTVFARLERAEDQLAVVDEERFRAYAAELKRLQQAHGLGGEIDVSAVLRMPDVMRMGREDDALGDGTAAELLVVVDAAAKALQVMREQEGARLAGFIAERLSLIEAAVGRLAARAPERTEMQRTRLRENVEKLAGGIAVDPQRLAMEIAILADKLDVGEELDRFTAHIAAFRDALAAKDAEPVGKRLGFLLQEMLREANTTGSKANDAPMLQDVVAIKEELERIREQVENLE from the coding sequence ATGACCGGGTTCGGAGCGGCCGAGGGGCCCGTCGGCAGCACACGCGTCAGCGTGGAGCTTCGCTCCGTCAATCACCGTTTCTTCAATCCCTCCCTCAAGCTCCCCACCGCGCTCTCGCAGTGGGAGGGTGAGGTCCGCGAGGCGTTGCGCCAGCGGATCGCGCGCGGGCACCTGACCGTCTTCGCGCGCCTCGAGCGGGCCGAGGACCAGCTCGCCGTCGTCGACGAGGAGCGCTTCCGCGCCTATGCCGCGGAGCTCAAGCGCCTCCAACAGGCCCACGGGCTCGGCGGCGAGATCGACGTGAGCGCGGTCCTGCGCATGCCGGACGTGATGCGCATGGGACGCGAGGACGACGCGCTCGGCGACGGCACGGCCGCCGAGCTGCTGGTGGTGGTGGACGCCGCCGCCAAGGCGCTGCAGGTGATGCGCGAGCAGGAAGGTGCGCGACTCGCCGGCTTCATCGCCGAGCGGTTGAGCCTGATCGAGGCAGCGGTCGGCCGATTGGCGGCCCGCGCGCCCGAGCGGACGGAGATGCAGCGGACCCGGCTGCGCGAGAACGTCGAGAAGCTCGCGGGCGGCATCGCGGTCGATCCGCAGCGGCTGGCCATGGAGATCGCGATCCTCGCCGACAAGCTCGACGTGGGCGAGGAACTCGACCGGTTCACCGCGCACATCGCGGCCTTCCGCGATGCGCTCGCCGCGAAGGATGCCGAGCCGGTCGGCAAGCGCCTCGGCTTCCTCCTGCAGGAGATGCTGCGCGAAGCGAACACCACCGGGAGCAAGGCGAACGACGCCCCCATGCTGCAGGACGTGGTGGCGATCAAGGAGGAACTCGAGCGGATCCGCGAGCAAGTGGAGAACCTCGAGTGA
- a CDS encoding uracil-DNA glycosylase: MNDPRERLRQYLEQRREMGESEFVLDSLSVEEALKVLTTGAPPPATPPGRAAAPAASGMAAPRDVTPEPPRASRTQGVTEDWRSIVSAPDTPTAVPVPKPKSGRAAPSSAARTTTGAAAAEPSAASAGAPVDLSGARTLEDVAKVIASCKACALSATALNHVPGEGSPDAKFVVVGEAPGATEDELGRPFVGKSGDLLEKILEAIGFRRADVFIVNVLKHRPPGNRNPSPAEIVACRPFLLRQLDLLEPRVILALGTFAAQTLLESDETIGQLRGKEHTYHGIPLVATYHPAALLRNPNWKRPAWEDVQLARRIFDRA; the protein is encoded by the coding sequence GTGAACGATCCGCGCGAACGGCTCCGGCAGTACCTCGAACAGCGGCGCGAGATGGGGGAGAGCGAATTCGTGCTCGACTCGCTCTCCGTCGAGGAGGCCCTGAAGGTGCTCACGACGGGGGCGCCCCCGCCGGCCACGCCGCCGGGCCGGGCCGCCGCCCCTGCGGCGAGCGGCATGGCCGCACCGCGCGACGTGACGCCCGAGCCGCCGCGCGCCTCGCGCACTCAGGGCGTCACCGAGGACTGGCGCTCGATCGTGAGCGCCCCCGACACCCCCACCGCTGTTCCCGTGCCCAAGCCGAAGTCCGGTCGTGCCGCGCCGTCGAGCGCCGCCAGAACCACCACCGGTGCTGCCGCCGCCGAACCGTCGGCGGCGTCCGCGGGCGCCCCGGTCGATCTCTCCGGCGCGCGTACGCTCGAGGACGTCGCGAAGGTGATCGCCTCGTGCAAGGCGTGCGCGCTCTCCGCGACCGCGCTCAACCATGTGCCGGGCGAAGGAAGTCCTGACGCGAAGTTCGTCGTCGTCGGCGAGGCGCCCGGCGCGACCGAGGACGAGTTGGGCCGCCCCTTCGTTGGGAAGTCGGGGGACCTGCTCGAGAAGATCCTGGAGGCGATCGGCTTCAGGCGCGCCGACGTCTTCATCGTGAACGTGCTCAAGCACCGCCCGCCGGGGAATCGCAACCCGAGTCCAGCCGAGATCGTCGCCTGCCGCCCGTTCCTGCTGCGCCAGCTCGACCTGCTCGAACCGCGGGTCATACTCGCGCTCGGGACGTTCGCTGCGCAGACTTTGTTGGAGTCCGACGAGACGATCGGGCAGCTGCGGGGAAAGGAGCACACCTACCACGGCATCCCGCTCGTCGCTACGTACCATCCTGCCGCCTTGCTGCGGAACCCCAACTGGAAGCGCCCCGCCTGGGAAGATGTCCAGCTCGCCCGTAGAATTTTCGATCGCGCCTAG
- a CDS encoding aminotransferase class V-fold PLP-dependent enzyme translates to MPGRHHLFVPGPTNVPDRVLRAMHRAQEDHRSSAFPDLTHGVLRDLKPVFGTTAGRPFVFASTGTGMWEAALTNTLAPGDRVLAARFGQFSHLFIDTAERLGLKVDVIDLEWGEALDPSRVAEALVADAAHAIRAVLLVHNETATGVTNDVAAVREAIDDAHHPALLLVDGVSSIGSLEFRFDEWGVDVAVCGSQKGFMMPAGLGMLCLSPKALARIEAARFPRAYFDLRPQVLHNDQGYFPYTPALAHLFGLREALDMIAEQGMPAIASRHARLGEGVRRAVAAWGLRFCARDPERRSNTVTAIVVPEGKDARHVIDAAYRRWDLALGSGLGRLNGKVFRLGHLGDLNEGMLLGALALTELALHDAGVAVPYGAGVAAAQRWYRESMP, encoded by the coding sequence ATGCCCGGTCGCCACCACCTTTTCGTCCCTGGCCCGACCAACGTCCCGGACCGCGTCCTGCGCGCCATGCATCGCGCCCAGGAGGACCATCGGTCGAGCGCCTTCCCCGACCTCACGCACGGGGTGCTGCGCGACCTCAAGCCGGTCTTCGGGACCACCGCCGGCCGGCCCTTCGTCTTCGCCAGCACTGGCACCGGGATGTGGGAGGCGGCGCTCACGAACACGCTCGCGCCGGGGGACCGCGTGCTGGCGGCACGGTTCGGCCAGTTCTCGCACCTGTTCATCGACACCGCCGAGCGGTTGGGACTGAAGGTCGACGTGATCGATCTCGAATGGGGCGAGGCGCTCGACCCGTCGCGGGTCGCCGAAGCGCTCGTCGCCGACGCCGCGCACGCGATCCGCGCGGTGCTCCTCGTCCACAACGAGACCGCGACCGGTGTGACCAACGATGTCGCCGCCGTCCGCGAGGCGATCGATGACGCGCACCATCCCGCGCTGCTGCTCGTGGACGGGGTGAGTTCGATCGGCTCCCTCGAGTTCCGGTTCGACGAGTGGGGGGTGGACGTCGCGGTCTGCGGGTCGCAGAAGGGGTTCATGATGCCCGCGGGGCTGGGCATGCTCTGTCTCTCCCCGAAGGCGCTCGCGCGGATCGAGGCGGCGCGATTCCCGCGCGCGTACTTCGACCTCCGCCCGCAGGTCCTGCACAACGACCAGGGCTATTTCCCGTACACGCCGGCGCTCGCGCACCTGTTCGGGTTGCGGGAGGCGCTGGACATGATCGCCGAGCAGGGGATGCCGGCGATCGCGTCGCGCCACGCGCGGCTCGGCGAGGGCGTGCGTCGCGCCGTCGCGGCCTGGGGGCTCCGATTCTGCGCCCGCGACCCGGAGCGCCGCTCGAACACGGTGACGGCGATCGTTGTGCCCGAGGGGAAGGACGCGCGCCACGTGATCGATGCCGCGTACCGCCGATGGGACCTGGCGCTCGGCTCCGGCCTCGGTCGCCTCAACGGGAAGGTCTTCCGGCTCGGGCATCTCGGCGATCTCAACGAGGGGATGCTCCTCGGCGCGCTCGCGCTCACGGAGCTCGCGCTGCACGATGCGGGGGTCGCGGTGCCGTACGGTGCGGGCGTCGCGGCGGCGCAGCGATGGTACCGGGAGTCGATGCCATGA
- the coaBC gene encoding bifunctional phosphopantothenoylcysteine decarboxylase/phosphopantothenate--cysteine ligase CoaBC: MRPFDGRRILLGVTGGIASYKSAWLARLLTQAGAQVDVVLTRSAREFIGAVTFEALTGRPVRSVLIGDGHALDHITLAKSAELVIVAPATADFLARVAHGHADELLSACLLATEAPVLLAPAMNDKMWAAAAVQANCATLRAQGKVIIDPGIGPLASPDEGAGQGRMQEPETIVAHAARLLETRGKLYGKRVVVTAGPTREPLDPVRFLSNHSTGKMGVALASAAWRRGAEVIVVHGPMSARLPADGICSKAVETTDEMAAALRAELPDADVLIMAAAPADFRPAQVAGAKIKKRGNAPDPIVLAENPDILATTRDARKPGMLAVGFALETDDLLENAARKIEKKGLDLIVANSVREAGAGFGYDTNRVTILSKDGTAEASELRPKSEIADLILDRIEALL; this comes from the coding sequence GTGCGGCCCTTTGACGGGCGGCGGATCCTCCTCGGCGTGACCGGGGGGATCGCCAGCTACAAGTCGGCCTGGCTCGCTCGCCTGCTCACGCAGGCCGGCGCCCAGGTCGATGTCGTCTTGACGCGTTCGGCCCGCGAGTTCATCGGCGCGGTGACGTTCGAGGCGCTCACCGGGCGGCCGGTGCGCAGCGTCCTCATCGGCGACGGGCATGCCCTCGACCACATCACGCTCGCCAAGAGCGCCGAGCTGGTGATCGTCGCGCCCGCGACGGCGGACTTCCTCGCCCGCGTGGCCCACGGACACGCCGACGAACTGCTCTCGGCCTGCCTCCTCGCCACCGAGGCCCCGGTGCTGCTCGCGCCGGCGATGAACGACAAGATGTGGGCGGCCGCCGCGGTGCAGGCCAACTGCGCGACGCTCCGCGCGCAGGGGAAGGTCATCATCGATCCCGGCATCGGCCCGCTCGCGTCGCCGGACGAGGGCGCCGGGCAGGGCCGCATGCAGGAGCCCGAGACGATCGTCGCGCATGCGGCGCGCCTCCTGGAGACCCGCGGCAAGCTGTACGGCAAGCGCGTCGTGGTGACGGCCGGCCCCACGCGGGAGCCCCTCGATCCGGTGCGGTTCCTCTCGAACCATTCCACCGGCAAGATGGGCGTGGCGCTCGCCTCGGCCGCCTGGCGCCGCGGCGCCGAGGTCATCGTCGTCCACGGTCCGATGAGCGCCAGGCTGCCCGCCGACGGGATCTGCTCAAAGGCGGTCGAGACCACCGACGAGATGGCGGCCGCCCTTCGCGCCGAACTGCCGGACGCCGATGTCCTGATCATGGCGGCGGCACCGGCCGACTTCCGCCCGGCGCAGGTCGCGGGCGCGAAGATCAAGAAGCGCGGCAATGCGCCCGATCCGATCGTGCTCGCCGAGAATCCCGACATCCTCGCGACCACCCGCGATGCACGGAAGCCGGGGATGCTCGCGGTCGGCTTCGCGCTCGAGACCGATGACCTGCTCGAGAATGCGGCGCGGAAGATCGAGAAGAAGGGCCTCGACCTCATCGTCGCCAACTCGGTGCGGGAGGCGGGCGCCGGCTTCGGCTACGACACCAACCGCGTGACGATCCTCTCGAAGGACGGCACGGCTGAGGCGAGCGAGCTGCGACCGAAGAGCGAGATCGCCGACCTCATCTTGGACCGGATCGAGGCGTTGCTGTGA
- a CDS encoding D-glycerate dehydrogenase produces the protein MSERRPRVGVTRRLPSAVEVLLRQRYDVVQHESPGPLDAMALVAMMREVDALLPTVTDVLDEAVIGAGLGRCCMIANFGVGVNHIDVRAATRAGMTVTNTPDVLTEDTADLAMGLMLALMRRMGEGERAVRAGTWTGWHPTQFLGRRLSGKTLGVVGLGRIGRAVAHRAERGFGMKVLAWSRSRRRGSEAGTRIERVNRLEQLLEASDVVSVHCPLVATTFHLIGKPQFAQMKREAVLINTSRGPVVHESALVEALETEMIAGAGLDVYEEEPAVHPGLVGRENVVLLPHLGSATVESRLAMGMRAIENLEAHFAGRDVPDRVN, from the coding sequence ATGAGCGAGCGCAGACCGCGCGTCGGCGTGACCCGCCGGCTTCCGTCGGCCGTCGAGGTCCTCCTGCGCCAGCGGTACGACGTGGTCCAGCACGAGTCCCCCGGACCGCTCGATGCGATGGCCCTCGTCGCGATGATGCGCGAGGTGGATGCACTGCTGCCGACCGTGACCGACGTCCTCGACGAGGCGGTGATCGGCGCCGGGCTCGGGCGCTGCTGCATGATCGCCAACTTCGGCGTGGGGGTGAACCACATCGACGTCCGGGCGGCGACGCGGGCTGGGATGACCGTCACCAACACGCCGGATGTCCTCACCGAGGACACGGCGGATCTCGCGATGGGGCTGATGCTCGCGCTGATGCGCCGGATGGGCGAGGGGGAGCGCGCGGTGCGCGCCGGGACGTGGACCGGCTGGCATCCCACGCAGTTCCTCGGGCGCCGGCTCTCGGGGAAGACCCTCGGCGTCGTCGGGCTCGGCCGGATCGGTCGTGCCGTCGCCCATCGCGCCGAACGGGGCTTCGGCATGAAGGTGCTCGCGTGGAGCCGGTCGCGGCGGCGCGGGTCCGAGGCGGGGACGCGGATCGAGCGCGTCAACCGGCTCGAGCAGCTCCTCGAGGCGAGTGACGTGGTGAGCGTGCACTGTCCGCTCGTCGCCACGACGTTCCACCTCATCGGCAAACCGCAGTTCGCGCAGATGAAGCGCGAGGCCGTGCTCATCAACACCTCGCGCGGACCGGTCGTCCACGAGTCCGCGCTCGTCGAGGCGCTCGAGACGGAGATGATCGCGGGCGCGGGTCTCGACGTCTACGAGGAGGAGCCGGCGGTGCATCCCGGTCTCGTCGGACGCGAGAACGTCGTGCTCCTTCCGCACCTCGGCAGCGCGACGGTCGAGAGCCGCCTCGCGATGGGGATGCGCGCCATCGAGAACCTCGAGGCGCACTTCGCGGGACGCGACGTGCCGGACCGCGTGAACTGA
- the gmk gene encoding guanylate kinase, with the protein MSAPSGGGKTTIARLLLERRTDVGYSVSCTTRTPRPGEVDGVDYHFLSRHDFDVKAAHGEFAEWAEVHGNRYGTLRSAVRDVMAGGKHVMLDIDVQGARQVTAAFPEALTVFIIPPSVEVLVSRLMGRKSESAEALALRLRNARTELLEAERYQYVVVNDQLEHAVQEVHRIIDEESVRRERLPALGEDVERLIAHLVDGLQTRGQEGG; encoded by the coding sequence ATGTCGGCACCGTCGGGCGGGGGCAAGACCACCATCGCGCGGCTGCTGCTGGAGCGGCGGACGGATGTGGGCTACTCGGTCTCGTGCACCACGCGCACCCCCCGCCCAGGGGAGGTGGACGGCGTGGATTACCACTTCCTCTCGCGGCACGACTTCGACGTGAAGGCCGCGCATGGGGAGTTCGCCGAATGGGCCGAGGTGCACGGGAACCGATACGGGACCCTCCGGAGCGCCGTCCGCGACGTGATGGCGGGCGGGAAGCACGTGATGCTCGACATCGACGTGCAAGGGGCGCGGCAGGTGACCGCCGCGTTCCCGGAGGCCCTCACGGTGTTCATCATCCCGCCGAGCGTCGAGGTGCTGGTCAGCCGCCTGATGGGGCGGAAGTCCGAGAGCGCCGAGGCCCTGGCGCTGCGACTCCGGAACGCCCGGACGGAGCTGCTCGAGGCCGAGCGGTACCAGTACGTGGTGGTCAACGACCAGCTGGAGCACGCTGTCCAGGAGGTCCACCGCATCATCGACGAGGAGTCGGTCCGGCGGGAGCGGCTGCCGGCGCTCGGGGAAGACGTGGAGCGGCTGATCGCCCACCTCGTGGACGGGCTGCAGACGAGGGGGCAGGAAGGAGGCTGA
- the icd gene encoding NADP-dependent isocitrate dehydrogenase, which yields MTTYKYATVPAKGEKIEASGGTFHVPDQPIIPFIEGDGTGPDIWRASVRVFDAAVERAYAGKKRIHWMEVLAGEKAHTTTGEWMPAESLEAVREFKVAIKGPLTTPVGGGIRSLNVALRQELDLYACIRPVRYFEGVGAPVKHPGKVNMVIFRENIEDVYSGIEFKAGTPEAEKLREFIEKEFGKRIRPQSAIGIKPMSAFGSKRLIEMAIRYAIKHHKPSVTMMHKGNIMKFTEGGFRDWGYELAKEKFAGQVVAEADLDSAGKSARADAVVLKDRIADSMFQQILLRPEEYSVVATPNLNGDYISDALAAEVGGLGIAPGGNVGDEAAVFEATHGTAPKYAGLDKINPGSVILSGVMMLEHMGWDDAAKLIIRGLEKSIAAKTVTYDLARQMQGATEVSTTGFGDAIIKGMT from the coding sequence ATGACGACCTACAAGTACGCCACCGTTCCCGCGAAGGGCGAGAAGATCGAGGCCTCCGGCGGCACGTTCCATGTCCCCGATCAGCCGATCATCCCGTTCATCGAGGGCGATGGCACCGGGCCGGACATCTGGCGCGCCTCGGTGCGCGTGTTCGACGCGGCGGTGGAGCGCGCGTACGCGGGCAAGAAGCGGATACACTGGATGGAGGTCCTCGCCGGCGAGAAGGCGCACACGACGACGGGCGAGTGGATGCCCGCCGAATCGCTCGAGGCGGTGCGCGAGTTCAAGGTGGCGATCAAGGGCCCGCTCACGACGCCGGTCGGAGGCGGCATCCGTTCGCTCAACGTCGCGCTGCGGCAGGAGCTCGATCTCTACGCCTGCATCCGTCCGGTGCGGTACTTCGAGGGCGTCGGTGCGCCGGTGAAGCACCCCGGCAAGGTCAACATGGTGATCTTCCGCGAGAACATCGAGGATGTGTATTCGGGCATCGAGTTCAAGGCCGGCACGCCCGAGGCCGAGAAGCTGCGCGAGTTCATCGAGAAGGAGTTCGGCAAGCGGATCCGCCCGCAGTCGGCGATCGGCATCAAGCCGATGTCGGCCTTCGGCTCCAAGCGCCTCATCGAGATGGCGATCCGCTACGCGATCAAGCACCACAAGCCGTCGGTCACGATGATGCACAAGGGCAACATCATGAAGTTCACCGAGGGCGGCTTCCGCGACTGGGGCTATGAGCTCGCCAAGGAGAAGTTCGCCGGGCAGGTGGTCGCCGAGGCGGACCTCGATTCGGCGGGGAAGTCGGCGCGGGCAGACGCCGTGGTGCTCAAGGACCGGATCGCCGACTCGATGTTCCAGCAGATTCTCCTGCGCCCCGAGGAGTACTCGGTCGTCGCGACGCCGAACCTGAACGGCGATTACATCTCGGACGCGCTCGCGGCCGAGGTGGGCGGGCTCGGGATCGCGCCGGGCGGCAACGTCGGCGACGAGGCAGCGGTCTTCGAGGCCACGCACGGCACCGCCCCGAAGTATGCGGGGCTCGACAAGATCAACCCCGGCTCGGTCATCCTCTCGGGCGTCATGATGCTCGAGCACATGGGATGGGACGACGCGGCCAAACTGATCATCAGGGGCCTCGAGAAGTCGATCGCGGCCAAGACCGTCACGTACGACCTCGCGCGGCAGATGCAGGGTGCGACCGAGGTCTCCACGACCGGCTTCGGCGACGCGATCATCAAGGGGATGACCTGA
- a CDS encoding DNA-directed RNA polymerase subunit omega, which translates to MQVFTPSEVTKHATNKYLSVLVAAKYARVLNEFPRDRSKSGEKKLTTRALEDLSGGDIEYRVVPRRRPKGE; encoded by the coding sequence ATGCAGGTCTTCACGCCGTCCGAAGTCACCAAGCACGCGACCAACAAGTACCTCTCGGTGCTGGTGGCCGCGAAGTACGCCCGTGTGTTGAACGAGTTCCCGCGCGACCGCTCGAAGTCGGGCGAGAAGAAGCTCACGACCCGCGCGCTCGAGGACCTCTCCGGGGGCGACATCGAGTACCGCGTGGTCCCGCGCCGCCGCCCCAAGGGCGAGTAA
- the dnaB gene encoding replicative DNA helicase, which translates to MSSSPVEFSIAPRTASADPFRDRRPPWSEDAERAVLAAMIMSPDAIVTVSELLTEDMFYREGHRRLFRAMMGVQATGAVVDPLTLSNELEQRGDLAGAGGKEYIGGLLDEIPTAANVEHHCKIVREKALRRRLIETATNLVREGHESPADAAELLDLAEHRILEINDQRGSEGFVKIKSLLWSAMERIEMLRTAGGNLTGVPSGFTDLDKMTLGFQPADLVIVAARPSMGKTAFVLNIAQYAAIEGNVPTAIFSLEMSTESLLMRMLASEGYVDAQRLRSGALTAQDASNLAKAAALLGQAPIWIDDTPGLSVLEVRSRARRLKSTADIKLIIVDYLQLLSGPPNSESRQQEVSQISRSLKALAKELDVPVIALSQLSRASEQRGGENRKPQLSDLRDSGAIEQDADVVLFIYRPEMNERPYDEQGNARMVPGTTDVPLDGYAEVIMAKQRNGPTGYVKMHYRKQHTRFENWTGRSAHGQD; encoded by the coding sequence ATGTCCAGCTCGCCCGTAGAATTTTCGATCGCGCCTAGGACGGCCTCGGCCGATCCGTTCCGTGACCGCCGGCCCCCCTGGTCGGAGGACGCGGAGCGTGCCGTGCTCGCGGCCATGATCATGTCCCCCGACGCCATCGTCACGGTCTCGGAGCTCCTCACGGAGGACATGTTCTACCGCGAGGGGCATCGTCGCCTCTTCCGCGCGATGATGGGTGTGCAGGCCACCGGCGCGGTGGTCGACCCGCTCACGCTCTCCAACGAGCTCGAGCAACGGGGCGACCTCGCCGGTGCCGGCGGCAAGGAGTACATCGGCGGCCTCCTAGATGAGATCCCCACCGCGGCCAACGTCGAGCATCACTGCAAGATCGTCCGGGAGAAGGCGCTCCGGCGCCGCCTGATCGAGACGGCGACGAACCTGGTGCGCGAAGGCCATGAGAGCCCCGCAGACGCGGCCGAGCTGCTCGACCTCGCCGAGCACCGGATCCTCGAGATCAACGACCAGCGCGGATCGGAGGGGTTTGTCAAGATCAAGTCGCTCCTCTGGTCGGCGATGGAGCGGATCGAGATGCTGCGCACGGCGGGCGGCAACCTCACCGGCGTGCCGAGCGGCTTCACCGACCTCGACAAGATGACGCTCGGCTTCCAGCCGGCCGATCTCGTCATCGTCGCGGCGCGTCCGTCGATGGGCAAGACGGCCTTCGTGCTGAACATCGCGCAATACGCCGCCATCGAAGGCAACGTTCCGACGGCGATCTTCTCGCTGGAAATGAGTACTGAATCCCTGCTGATGCGCATGCTCGCCTCGGAGGGATATGTGGATGCTCAACGCCTGCGGTCCGGCGCGCTGACCGCGCAGGACGCCTCGAACCTCGCCAAGGCGGCGGCCCTTTTGGGGCAGGCGCCGATCTGGATCGACGACACGCCGGGCCTCAGCGTGCTCGAGGTGCGGTCCCGGGCGCGCCGCCTAAAGAGCACGGCCGACATCAAGCTCATCATCGTGGACTACCTGCAGCTCCTCTCGGGCCCGCCCAACTCCGAGAGCCGCCAGCAGGAGGTGTCGCAGATCTCGCGGTCGCTCAAGGCGCTCGCGAAGGAGCTCGACGTGCCGGTGATCGCGCTCTCGCAGCTCTCGCGCGCCTCGGAGCAGCGTGGTGGCGAGAACCGGAAGCCGCAGCTCTCCGACCTCCGCGACTCGGGCGCGATCGAGCAGGACGCCGACGTCGTGCTGTTCATCTACCGTCCCGAGATGAACGAGCGGCCCTACGACGAGCAGGGGAACGCGCGGATGGTGCCCGGCACCACCGACGTCCCGCTCGACGGATACGCCGAGGTGATCATGGCGAAGCAGCGCAACGGCCCGACGGGCTACGTGAAGATGCACTACCGCAAGCAGCACACGCGCTTCGAGAACTGGACGGGCCGCAGCGCGCACGGCCAGGACTGA
- a CDS encoding leucyl aminopeptidase, which translates to MSLQFDLRAGDPARVATPLLVIALPAEPAFPRALAALDAKYGGSLSRAVRRKDFQGGKDESLLLFSPGAGPERVLLVGTGTAESVKGLTRAAALAGRKANALGVGKLVFWAEALAGRALEGATVGLSLGAWEFKELHTPAPAAKRRKTLTAATLCVANVAASRAALAAGVAVAEGQRLARRLAMLPGNICTPDYLARTARDLGKRHKLPVKVFGRREMARMKMGSFLAVAQGTVQDPKLIVLEYKGGRRGEAPIALVGKGLCFDSGGISIKPAPGMETMKFDMCGAAGVLGAIEAIARLKLKVNVVGLIGSTTNMLGGEAMKPGDVVKAMNGKSIEIQNTDAEGRLVLADVLCYAQKYKPQAVVDAATLTGACVVALGNSTVGVMGNDQAVIDEVLAAGTRGGEVGWQLPMFEEYKELIKSDVADMRNIGGRGAGTITAALFLAEFAEGMPWVHLDVAGTAYSETDLVVMPKGPTGTPVRTFVEFVRGRAR; encoded by the coding sequence ATGTCGCTGCAGTTCGACCTGCGCGCCGGGGATCCGGCGCGCGTCGCAACGCCGTTGCTCGTCATCGCGCTCCCGGCCGAGCCGGCGTTCCCTCGCGCGCTCGCGGCGCTCGACGCGAAGTACGGCGGTTCCCTCTCGCGTGCGGTGCGCCGGAAGGACTTCCAGGGCGGCAAGGACGAGTCGTTGCTGCTGTTCTCACCGGGCGCCGGACCGGAACGCGTGCTTCTCGTCGGCACCGGCACCGCCGAGTCGGTGAAGGGGCTGACGCGCGCTGCGGCGCTCGCCGGACGCAAAGCCAACGCGCTCGGGGTGGGCAAGCTCGTGTTCTGGGCGGAAGCGCTCGCTGGTCGCGCGCTCGAGGGTGCCACCGTGGGGTTGTCGCTCGGGGCGTGGGAGTTCAAGGAACTGCACACGCCGGCGCCGGCCGCGAAACGGCGGAAGACCCTCACCGCGGCGACGCTCTGCGTCGCCAATGTGGCGGCCTCGCGCGCGGCGCTCGCGGCGGGGGTGGCGGTGGCCGAGGGACAGCGGCTCGCACGGCGGCTCGCGATGCTGCCCGGGAACATCTGCACGCCCGACTACCTCGCGCGCACCGCGCGCGACCTGGGCAAGCGGCACAAGCTGCCCGTGAAGGTGTTCGGGCGGCGCGAGATGGCGCGCATGAAGATGGGCTCCTTTCTCGCGGTCGCGCAGGGCACGGTGCAGGACCCGAAGCTGATCGTGCTGGAGTACAAGGGCGGCCGCCGCGGCGAGGCGCCCATCGCGCTCGTCGGCAAGGGCCTCTGCTTCGATTCGGGCGGCATCTCCATCAAGCCGGCCCCGGGAATGGAGACGATGAAGTTCGACATGTGCGGGGCGGCAGGCGTCCTCGGTGCCATCGAGGCGATCGCGCGCCTCAAGCTCAAGGTCAACGTCGTCGGGCTCATCGGGTCCACCACCAACATGCTCGGCGGCGAGGCGATGAAGCCGGGTGACGTGGTGAAGGCGATGAACGGCAAGTCGATCGAGATCCAGAACACCGACGCCGAGGGACGGCTCGTCCTCGCGGACGTGCTCTGCTATGCGCAGAAGTACAAGCCGCAGGCCGTGGTCGACGCCGCGACGCTCACCGGGGCCTGCGTCGTCGCGCTCGGCAACAGCACCGTCGGCGTGATGGGGAACGACCAGGCGGTGATCGACGAGGTGCTCGCGGCCGGCACGCGCGGCGGCGAGGTGGGATGGCAACTCCCGATGTTCGAGGAGTACAAGGAACTCATCAAGTCCGATGTCGCCGACATGCGGAACATCGGAGGCCGCGGGGCGGGGACGATCACCGCCGCGCTCTTCCTGGCCGAGTTCGCCGAGGGGATGCCGTGGGTGCACCTGGATGTGGCGGGGACCGCGTACAGCGAGACCGATCTCGTCGTGATGCCGAAGGGACCGACCGGCACGCCGGTCCGCACCTTCGTGGAGTTCGTGCGCGGGAGAGCGCGCTGA